Proteins found in one Desulfopila inferna genomic segment:
- a CDS encoding tetratricopeptide repeat protein produces the protein MRSHGRRIAWIVLLLQSILLFSCDETPPRVTTSIAEQSFIEISGIRVPVFVTAAEQFNYTRSWFADIGEKRAALQAFLSLYPDNKRLCGMAALDLAYLQLGSDYRFAAEQSSLAAIKEYQNILHEYGDHPEIQVKAYWYIGWIYAGLLKDPQKGNEYFYSIVSEYGNEQISLLPPPPWVSIIHSREEIPQASLNSPSAKHWAALALLEIVRHSEKREEAWSAFAGLWREYRNNAATGFALQLILEERLHVDEALVIAQEFVEQKFSNVHILGDIQREIQTIRSERGDT, from the coding sequence ATGAGATCGCATGGCCGTAGAATTGCCTGGATCGTCTTGCTTTTGCAGTCGATTCTTCTGTTCTCATGCGATGAAACGCCTCCCCGTGTAACAACCTCGATCGCTGAACAATCCTTCATCGAGATCTCCGGCATCAGGGTACCTGTCTTTGTAACTGCGGCTGAACAATTTAATTATACCAGGTCCTGGTTTGCAGATATCGGGGAAAAACGAGCGGCTCTGCAGGCTTTTTTGTCACTTTATCCTGATAACAAGCGGCTCTGCGGCATGGCGGCTCTCGATCTCGCCTATCTGCAACTTGGCTCCGATTATCGTTTTGCCGCCGAGCAGAGCAGCCTTGCGGCAATAAAGGAGTACCAGAACATCCTGCATGAATATGGCGATCATCCGGAAATACAGGTAAAAGCCTATTGGTATATAGGCTGGATCTATGCAGGCCTGCTCAAGGATCCGCAAAAAGGGAATGAATATTTTTATAGTATCGTCAGTGAGTATGGCAATGAACAGATCTCTCTGCTGCCTCCGCCGCCATGGGTCAGTATTATTCATTCGCGGGAGGAAATCCCGCAGGCTTCACTGAACTCCCCGTCTGCAAAGCATTGGGCGGCACTTGCACTATTGGAGATAGTCAGGCACAGCGAAAAAAGAGAAGAGGCGTGGTCCGCCTTTGCCGGTCTGTGGAGGGAGTATCGAAATAACGCTGCCACGGGATTTGCTTTGCAACTCATTCTGGAAGAGCGACTTCATGTTGATGAAGCTTTGGTCATAGCGCAGGAATTTGTGGAGCAAAAATTTTCCAATGTCCATATCCTCGGCGATATCCAGAGGGAGATACAAACTATTCGATCCGAGAGGGGCGACACTTGA
- a CDS encoding TAXI family TRAP transporter solute-binding subunit — MKKGLMLAAAAMFGFAATFSSAPSVGAQQFVTIGTGGVTGVYYPTGGAICRLVNKGKSEHGIRCSVESTGGSVYNLNAIAEGELDMGVAQSDWQYHAYHGTSKFSDAGPNKDLRAVFSIHPEPFTVVARADSGIKNFKDLKGKRVNIGNPGSGQRGTMEVVMAKMGWTKEDFKLATELKSSEQSGALCDNKIDAIVFTVGHPSGSIQEATTSCDSVLVNVTGPEIEELVKENDYYRMATIPAGMYRGNDEDTTTFGVGATFVSSAKVSEDIIYQVVKAVFEDFDQFKKLHPAFSILKKEEMVKDGLSAPLHDGAKKYFKEAGLL; from the coding sequence ATGAAAAAAGGTTTGATGCTTGCAGCAGCAGCGATGTTCGGCTTCGCCGCCACTTTCAGCAGTGCACCTTCAGTCGGTGCACAGCAGTTTGTCACCATCGGCACTGGCGGAGTTACCGGAGTTTATTATCCAACTGGAGGAGCAATCTGTCGTCTTGTCAACAAAGGCAAGAGCGAGCATGGCATCCGCTGCTCCGTCGAGTCAACCGGCGGTTCGGTATACAACCTCAACGCCATCGCTGAAGGCGAACTCGATATGGGTGTCGCCCAGTCCGACTGGCAGTATCATGCTTATCACGGCACCTCCAAATTCTCCGATGCCGGCCCCAACAAAGATCTCAGAGCCGTCTTCTCTATTCATCCGGAACCATTCACGGTAGTGGCGCGGGCTGACTCAGGAATCAAGAATTTCAAGGATCTTAAGGGCAAAAGAGTCAATATCGGCAATCCCGGTTCCGGACAACGAGGTACCATGGAAGTGGTCATGGCAAAAATGGGCTGGACCAAAGAAGACTTCAAACTGGCCACGGAGTTGAAATCTTCAGAGCAGTCCGGTGCGTTGTGCGACAACAAGATCGATGCCATCGTTTTTACCGTCGGTCATCCCAGCGGCTCAATCCAGGAAGCAACCACCTCTTGTGATTCCGTGCTGGTAAACGTCACCGGTCCTGAAATCGAAGAGCTGGTTAAGGAAAATGATTACTACCGTATGGCCACCATTCCCGCCGGCATGTACCGCGGCAATGACGAAGACACAACAACCTTTGGCGTCGGCGCCACATTCGTTTCTTCGGCCAAAGTTTCCGAAGATATCATTTATCAGGTGGTCAAGGCTGTTTTTGAGGATTTCGACCAGTTCAAGAAACTTCATCCGGCCTTCTCTATTCTGAAAAAAGAAGAGATGGTAAAAGACGGTCTCTCTGCGCCGTTGCATGATGGTGCCAAGAAGTATTTTAAAGAAGCCGGTCTCCTGTAG